One stretch of Siphonobacter curvatus DNA includes these proteins:
- a CDS encoding SH3 domain-containing protein: MKAFSLVFYLSFFFLTTNAQTHVSKRCGSCHKPVSANSRVGQRCPHCGVKWGYENESRSTDIPNRSNNTTYPKSLSDYIEEEKRKSDYYPSTNYDYPYSSGSSSYNSSDFTYEQSTVVRRSNLRSAPSTDSEVLGILPKNASIVITKFLSDWVKVEYRDSNFNLYIGWLYRSNVVY, from the coding sequence ATGAAAGCATTTTCTCTTGTTTTTTATTTATCGTTCTTTTTTTTGACTACTAATGCACAGACACATGTCTCAAAAAGATGTGGCAGTTGTCATAAGCCAGTATCTGCAAATTCAAGAGTAGGCCAAAGATGCCCGCATTGTGGTGTCAAATGGGGCTATGAAAATGAATCCCGTAGTACAGACATACCAAACCGATCTAATAATACCACATATCCAAAATCTTTATCTGATTATATTGAAGAGGAAAAAAGAAAGTCAGATTATTATCCTTCTACAAATTATGATTACCCTTACAGTTCGGGTAGCTCTAGTTATAATTCCTCAGATTTTACATATGAACAATCAACCGTTGTAAGAAGAAGCAATCTACGCTCAGCTCCTTCAACAGATTCTGAGGTACTAGGGATACTTCCCAAAAATGCTAGTATAGTTATAACGAAATTTTTAAGCGATTGGGTTAAGGTAGAATATAGAGATTCTAATTTCAACCTGTATATCGGTTGGCTATACAGAAGTAACGTTGTATATTAA
- a CDS encoding family 43 glycosylhydrolase, which yields MILRNRVLTVLFVLLGSVSAFTQTKKHSSPFEGYLFAYFEGSGDPLKQEQLRLGISRDAIHWYALNNNQPILASSDISQTGGIRDPHLLRGEDGHTFYLTATDMFVGKNGWGSNPGIVLLRSTNLVDWTHQSIDLAKTYPQTFGKVQWVWAPQTIYDPQAKKYLIYFTVRFKDDAKLDFYSAYANTDFTGFEAEPKLMFRAKYGAIDGDIVYKDGTYHLFFKGNTKDENGKEIKNGIQQATSKSLSGPWVEDFKYLDAYSDKKIVVEGSSVFKRNDSDEYILMYDLYTNLRYEFQRSTDLYQFTDKPESFTKNFNPRHGSVIGITREEARRLQAKWGGVPNDLLQPVEASDRYTFTSKGNPIITHAYTADPAALVKGDTLWLFAGHDFAGGQSGYKMKDWLVYSTTDLQTWTQYPVSLQITDFPWAKSGDAYAGQVIERNGKYYWYISTNWSGIGVAVADRPEGPYKDALGKPLLTNKDCFASSHSWACIDPTVYIDAKDQAWLFWGNRECYYARLKKNMIEIEGEIKRVQFPGFDFTEAPWIHTHKGKYYLSYATGFPEKIAYAVADAIEGPYEYKGILNEIAGNSNTNHQAIVQHKGQWYFIYHNGGIQTDGSSFSRSICIDKLQYNKNGTLKRVVMTSEGVTNTSK from the coding sequence ATGATTTTACGTAACCGAGTACTGACTGTCCTCTTCGTCCTGCTAGGCAGTGTATCCGCTTTTACTCAAACCAAGAAGCATTCATCGCCTTTTGAAGGGTACCTATTTGCTTACTTCGAGGGGTCGGGTGACCCGCTTAAGCAGGAGCAATTACGCCTGGGCATCAGCAGGGATGCTATTCACTGGTATGCTTTAAACAATAATCAGCCTATACTTGCCTCCAGTGACATCTCGCAAACGGGTGGAATTCGGGATCCGCATTTGTTACGGGGGGAGGATGGACATACCTTTTACCTGACGGCGACCGATATGTTCGTCGGAAAAAATGGTTGGGGCAGCAATCCGGGGATTGTCCTGTTGCGATCCACTAATCTGGTGGATTGGACGCACCAAAGTATCGATTTAGCCAAAACCTATCCGCAGACGTTTGGGAAGGTACAATGGGTATGGGCTCCGCAAACCATTTATGATCCACAGGCCAAAAAGTATCTGATTTACTTCACCGTACGTTTCAAAGACGATGCCAAGCTTGATTTTTATTCCGCCTACGCTAATACGGATTTCACGGGCTTTGAAGCAGAGCCCAAACTGATGTTCCGGGCCAAGTACGGGGCTATTGACGGCGATATTGTATACAAAGACGGTACCTACCATCTCTTCTTCAAGGGGAATACCAAAGATGAGAACGGGAAAGAAATTAAAAATGGCATTCAACAGGCCACGTCGAAGTCGCTGAGCGGACCCTGGGTGGAGGATTTTAAGTACTTGGATGCGTATTCGGATAAAAAGATTGTAGTAGAAGGGTCCAGTGTCTTCAAACGCAATGATTCGGATGAGTATATCCTGATGTATGACCTGTACACCAACCTGCGGTATGAGTTTCAGCGGAGCACCGATTTGTACCAGTTTACGGATAAACCCGAGTCCTTTACCAAAAACTTTAATCCCCGGCACGGCAGTGTCATCGGCATTACCCGCGAAGAAGCCCGCCGCCTGCAGGCGAAATGGGGCGGGGTTCCCAACGACTTACTACAACCCGTCGAGGCTTCCGACCGCTACACCTTCACCTCCAAAGGAAACCCCATCATCACGCATGCGTATACGGCTGATCCGGCGGCTCTGGTGAAAGGGGATACCCTGTGGTTATTTGCGGGCCATGATTTCGCGGGTGGACAAAGTGGGTATAAAATGAAAGACTGGCTGGTGTATTCAACTACGGATCTACAAACGTGGACCCAGTATCCCGTGTCCTTACAAATAACGGATTTCCCCTGGGCGAAGAGTGGAGATGCGTACGCGGGTCAGGTCATTGAAAGAAACGGGAAATATTATTGGTACATCAGCACGAATTGGTCGGGTATTGGCGTAGCAGTAGCCGATCGACCGGAGGGCCCTTACAAAGATGCCTTGGGCAAACCCTTGCTTACCAACAAGGATTGTTTCGCCTCTTCCCATTCCTGGGCCTGTATTGACCCTACGGTGTATATCGATGCCAAGGATCAGGCCTGGCTTTTCTGGGGCAATCGCGAATGCTATTATGCCCGGCTCAAGAAAAATATGATTGAAATCGAAGGAGAAATTAAACGAGTTCAGTTCCCCGGTTTCGATTTTACAGAAGCTCCCTGGATTCACACACATAAAGGCAAATACTACCTGAGTTACGCGACGGGTTTCCCGGAGAAAATTGCGTATGCCGTGGCCGATGCAATCGAAGGTCCTTACGAATACAAAGGCATTCTCAATGAAATTGCCGGCAATAGTAATACCAACCACCAGGCGATTGTTCAGCATAAAGGGCAATGGTACTTCATCTATCACAACGGCGGTATTCAAACCGATGGCAGTAGCTTTAGCCGCTCGATATGCATTGATAAACTACAGTATAACAAAAACGGGACCTTGAAACGAGTCGTGATGACTAGCGAAGGCGTTACGAATACGTCTAAATGA
- a CDS encoding helix-turn-helix transcriptional regulator encodes MDLASFIKRKRKSVHLTQPELAEKAGVGLRFIRELEQGKQTLRLDKVNQVLQLFGYEAGPVLMNREQES; translated from the coding sequence ATGGACTTAGCATCATTTATAAAACGCAAACGTAAATCTGTACATTTAACCCAACCTGAATTGGCTGAAAAAGCGGGTGTAGGATTACGCTTCATTCGGGAGCTAGAACAGGGCAAACAGACGTTGCGATTGGACAAGGTTAATCAGGTACTTCAATTATTTGGATATGAAGCAGGGCCAGTGCTTATGAATCGAGAGCAGGAGTCATGA
- a CDS encoding glycoside hydrolase family 43 protein translates to MNLRYLVLVLWIGFSCGKDNSTPVTPPPAPSEATFRNPIQNGADPFVYRKDGQYYYMQTVGNRVDLWRTEKMSELNSARRTTIFTPPATGANSRNLWAPEIYFLNGKWYVYYTAGSDTEEYSQRTWVLENASADPTQGTWTQKGRLFNAENDNYALDGNILEHNGSLYFLWSGWPKGVNKVERQEIYISKMENPWTLTGKTTLLTTPELNWERNGFGVNEGPQVLKNPQGRVFMVYSASYCGTDDYALGMLSLREGGDPLNAADWTKTQQPVFTKSPSANAFGPGHNCFFQSPTGSENWLLYHANTNTGEGCGERRNIRMQPFTFTSSGLPQFGEPVATGRSIAVPAGE, encoded by the coding sequence ATGAATCTTCGCTATTTAGTATTGGTACTCTGGATTGGGTTTTCCTGCGGGAAAGACAACTCCACGCCCGTTACGCCACCGCCCGCCCCCTCGGAGGCTACCTTCCGAAATCCGATTCAAAACGGAGCCGATCCGTTTGTATACCGCAAAGACGGGCAGTACTACTACATGCAAACCGTAGGGAATCGCGTGGATCTCTGGCGTACAGAAAAAATGAGTGAGCTGAACTCCGCCCGCCGCACGACCATCTTTACACCACCCGCCACAGGAGCCAATTCGCGGAATCTCTGGGCCCCTGAAATCTATTTTCTGAACGGTAAATGGTACGTCTATTACACCGCCGGATCGGATACGGAAGAATATTCCCAGCGTACCTGGGTATTGGAAAACGCCAGTGCCGATCCTACCCAGGGTACCTGGACCCAGAAAGGGCGGCTGTTCAATGCCGAAAACGATAATTACGCCTTGGATGGAAATATTCTTGAACACAACGGCAGTCTATACTTTCTCTGGAGCGGCTGGCCGAAAGGTGTCAATAAAGTCGAACGTCAGGAGATTTACATTTCCAAAATGGAAAATCCCTGGACCTTGACGGGCAAGACGACGCTGCTCACCACACCCGAACTCAACTGGGAGCGTAACGGCTTTGGCGTGAACGAAGGTCCGCAGGTACTAAAAAATCCGCAGGGTCGCGTCTTCATGGTTTACTCGGCCAGTTATTGCGGCACGGATGATTACGCTTTGGGTATGCTTAGTTTGCGGGAAGGCGGCGATCCGCTCAACGCTGCCGACTGGACCAAAACGCAACAGCCCGTGTTCACAAAGTCTCCCTCAGCCAATGCCTTCGGACCGGGCCATAATTGCTTTTTCCAGTCGCCCACTGGCTCGGAAAACTGGCTTTTGTACCATGCCAACACCAATACCGGAGAAGGTTGCGGCGAAAGACGTAACATTCGGATGCAACCCTTTACCTTTACCAGCTCGGGCCTGCCCCAGTTTGGCGAACCCGTCGCTACGGGTCGCTCGATTGCCGTTCCGGCGGGCGAATGA
- the arr gene encoding NAD(+)--rifampin ADP-ribosyltransferase, which translates to MNQVNDLPSQTFYHGTKADLKPGDLIRPGFQSNYGQRNQAKYIYLTATLDAAIWGAELAVGEGPERIYKVEPTGPIEDDPNLTDKKFPGNPTRSYRSSQPLKVVGEITEWQGHTPEQLKAMKDNLERLKQLGIQAIED; encoded by the coding sequence ATGAACCAAGTAAACGATTTGCCTTCACAAACCTTCTACCACGGCACCAAAGCTGACCTAAAACCAGGTGATCTCATCCGCCCGGGTTTTCAATCCAACTACGGTCAGCGAAATCAAGCAAAATACATCTACTTAACCGCCACCCTGGATGCCGCCATCTGGGGTGCCGAGCTGGCTGTGGGTGAAGGGCCTGAACGAATCTATAAGGTAGAACCTACCGGCCCTATTGAGGACGACCCTAACCTGACCGATAAGAAATTTCCGGGGAACCCCACCCGCTCCTATCGTTCCTCGCAGCCGCTCAAGGTCGTTGGTGAAATTACGGAATGGCAGGGACATACGCCCGAGCAACTAAAAGCCATGAAGGACAACTTGGAGCGATTAAAACAACTGGGAATTCAAGCCATCGAAGATTAA
- a CDS encoding putative immunity protein, giving the protein MLVPYQWLKPRSKAGMSLKKKLSVSKVKERMNIYEYQRLVGKIEDIPALKKEIITLYDTKSHHEMVQFCLAFGQHLIAKTGFEPCHEIRAAFEAMQRWLDGKTNYHEARNLSLQISRIAKLEKDPAKVKFLRTQAQIAASPHTKYHGLWATDFAVTMINKLFPGDLEEVRKEREAQIKLLKES; this is encoded by the coding sequence ATGCTCGTCCCTTACCAATGGTTAAAGCCCCGTAGCAAGGCTGGGATGAGTTTGAAGAAAAAGTTAAGCGTTTCTAAGGTAAAAGAGCGTATGAATATTTACGAATACCAGCGGTTAGTCGGCAAAATAGAAGATATTCCTGCGTTGAAGAAGGAGATTATAACTCTATACGATACCAAAAGCCACCACGAAATGGTGCAGTTTTGTTTGGCATTTGGGCAACATCTGATCGCGAAAACGGGCTTCGAACCCTGCCACGAAATAAGGGCAGCATTCGAAGCTATGCAAAGATGGCTCGATGGAAAGACCAATTATCACGAAGCCAGGAATTTGAGTCTGCAAATTAGCCGAATCGCTAAACTTGAAAAAGACCCGGCTAAAGTAAAATTTTTAAGAACACAGGCCCAGATAGCGGCTAGCCCGCATACGAAATATCATGGCTTATGGGCCACTGATTTTGCGGTGACGATGATCAATAAACTGTTTCCCGGTGATCTGGAAGAGGTGAGAAAAGAAAGAGAGGCACAGATAAAGTTACTAAAGGAGAGTTAA
- a CDS encoding DUF2711 family protein, with the protein MIYETPELSIEVKSSLYCGNYRDRPILENYPSFQSCFVCLHPFLKIKADCLDKIKFETGNWPNKAAIEEYCDPLTWTELMRLTGIRGIKSLDRALAFYHRAYRFAEPSEYTKLIRLIEQGRADFIMPQVDELPEILENKLLQKLLSLGYTSVFIYSDTDPKRHSHTIESLLLKLTGLPSHVRIETPDSQILIAQDFDQRFSYILGNQSILTDMAESLDLDGFFCNQYTPESWSYYEIPEIERMDWNEDMGYKVSHD; encoded by the coding sequence ATGATCTACGAAACACCTGAGCTATCCATTGAGGTGAAAAGTTCCCTTTATTGCGGCAATTACCGGGATCGTCCTATCCTGGAAAACTATCCATCTTTTCAAAGCTGTTTTGTTTGCCTCCATCCTTTCCTAAAGATTAAAGCGGATTGCTTGGATAAAATTAAATTTGAAACTGGAAATTGGCCAAATAAAGCTGCCATTGAAGAATATTGCGACCCTCTCACATGGACAGAACTAATGCGTCTGACTGGAATAAGAGGTATCAAAAGCCTTGACCGAGCCCTAGCATTCTATCATCGCGCCTACCGTTTTGCAGAGCCATCCGAATATACCAAATTGATAAGACTCATTGAGCAGGGACGAGCGGATTTTATCATGCCTCAAGTAGATGAATTGCCAGAGATCTTAGAAAACAAGCTACTTCAAAAGCTTTTGTCGCTGGGATACACTTCGGTCTTTATTTACTCAGATACGGATCCCAAAAGGCACTCGCACACCATCGAAAGTTTACTACTAAAACTTACTGGTTTACCAAGTCATGTAAGAATTGAAACCCCAGATTCCCAAATTTTGATAGCACAGGATTTTGATCAACGGTTTTCCTACATTTTGGGAAACCAGTCCATTTTAACCGATATGGCTGAATCCCTGGATTTAGACGGTTTCTTTTGCAACCAGTACACGCCTGAATCCTGGAGCTATTACGAGATTCCCGAAATTGAAAGAATGGATTGGAATGAAGATATGGGTTACAAAGTCTCCCATGACTAA
- a CDS encoding glycoside hydrolase family 43 protein, giving the protein MKSIFLTSLLALATATYAQQQAVIPGDHADPSVTKIGDTYWASATSSNWAPEYPLLKSKDLIHWQSAGYIFPKLPDWADYYFWAPEISYEKGRVYAYYTAHKKGGNLCVAVASADKPEGPWKDHGPLMCESDGSIDAFPMRDENGKLHLIWKEDGNSIRQPTPIWIQEMNEERTALLGEKKELFRNDQPWEANLVEGVSMMRHGGYFYAFYAAAGCCGEGCTYVSGVARAKNLLGPWEKFSGNPILTSDETWKCPGHGTPIEKDGKYYFLYHAYSTKSTAYSGRQGLLREFEFTPDGWIAFKAPVATANQVPAVVKDDFSKASNLWNWSVFHWPEYQTKGGKLHLKAIPEQAGVYLARKTYTGNYTAQVQVEVPKTTELKSGLSLIGDDDNALGLSVQQGELLVWKREKGKDKVLQTLPLTNAKTVVLQAQVKNGKEVTFKYLINGKNTQVFDSVNGAFLPPWDRAVRVGVIAKGEGTGVFDNFLLRSEKE; this is encoded by the coding sequence ATGAAATCAATTTTTCTAACCTCTCTCCTAGCCCTTGCAACGGCTACGTACGCTCAGCAACAAGCCGTTATTCCTGGCGATCACGCCGACCCTTCGGTTACTAAAATTGGGGATACGTACTGGGCTTCGGCTACCTCGTCCAACTGGGCACCGGAGTATCCGTTACTGAAATCCAAAGATTTGATTCATTGGCAAAGCGCCGGTTATATCTTCCCAAAGCTGCCCGACTGGGCCGATTATTACTTCTGGGCACCGGAAATCTCCTACGAAAAAGGAAGAGTATATGCCTATTACACCGCTCACAAGAAAGGCGGAAATCTTTGCGTCGCTGTCGCCAGTGCCGATAAGCCCGAAGGCCCCTGGAAAGATCACGGCCCGCTGATGTGCGAGTCCGACGGCTCCATCGATGCCTTCCCCATGCGGGACGAAAACGGCAAACTGCACCTGATCTGGAAAGAAGACGGCAACAGCATTCGTCAGCCGACGCCCATCTGGATTCAGGAAATGAACGAAGAACGGACCGCTCTACTGGGTGAGAAAAAAGAACTCTTCCGGAACGATCAGCCCTGGGAGGCAAATCTGGTGGAAGGCGTTTCGATGATGCGGCACGGTGGCTATTTCTACGCTTTCTACGCGGCGGCGGGTTGTTGCGGCGAAGGCTGTACGTACGTGTCGGGCGTGGCTCGGGCTAAAAATCTGCTGGGTCCCTGGGAGAAATTTTCGGGCAATCCAATTCTAACGTCGGACGAAACCTGGAAATGCCCCGGTCACGGTACGCCCATCGAAAAAGATGGAAAATACTACTTCCTCTACCACGCATATAGCACGAAGAGTACCGCTTACTCCGGTCGCCAGGGCCTGCTTCGGGAGTTTGAATTTACGCCCGATGGCTGGATTGCCTTCAAAGCTCCCGTAGCGACGGCCAATCAGGTACCAGCGGTCGTGAAAGATGATTTTTCGAAGGCTTCAAACCTGTGGAACTGGTCGGTTTTCCACTGGCCGGAGTATCAGACTAAAGGCGGCAAACTTCACCTAAAAGCCATTCCTGAACAGGCAGGCGTGTACCTGGCCCGTAAAACCTATACCGGCAACTACACCGCTCAGGTACAGGTAGAAGTTCCCAAAACCACGGAATTAAAAAGCGGTTTGAGTTTAATTGGGGATGATGACAATGCTCTCGGTCTTTCGGTTCAGCAGGGTGAACTACTCGTCTGGAAGCGGGAAAAAGGAAAGGATAAAGTTCTGCAAACACTTCCGCTGACGAATGCCAAAACGGTAGTCTTACAGGCTCAGGTGAAAAATGGCAAAGAGGTTACGTTTAAATACCTGATCAACGGTAAAAACACGCAGGTTTTCGATTCCGTGAATGGTGCCTTTTTACCGCCCTGGGATCGGGCCGTTCGGGTTGGAGTGATTGCCAAGGGGGAAGGTACGGGGGTATTTGATAACTTCCTCTTGCGGTCCGAGAAGGAATAG
- a CDS encoding BtrH N-terminal domain-containing protein, with amino-acid sequence MRIENLKPFYGQHCETTATGTLLYQLDIELSEPMLFGIGQGLGFIFWNMKTMDFPFMGGRIKTDLLTQNIAKNLNLELISKETSSTQKAWTNVKQLIDSGKVVGLKLDCYHLEYFSNPFHFAGHYVAIYDYDPETAFLIDTQQQGIQVKTSLESLALARNEKGPMSSKNLYYTLNKTSESYDLKNTILTAIRANATDYVNPPINNIAYKGILKASKGIQEWYDTSDAIEKEFKACAILMEKAGTGGALFRNLYRDFLRESYDLLKLDILKQAHEEFIDIATTWTEISNLFLQVSKTQDRTYVEQATSLLVQLSTKERTVMQKLSEI; translated from the coding sequence ATGAGAATAGAAAATTTAAAACCATTTTACGGGCAACATTGTGAAACAACGGCAACGGGGACTTTATTGTATCAACTTGATATTGAGCTTTCTGAACCCATGCTATTTGGGATAGGGCAAGGACTTGGTTTCATTTTTTGGAATATGAAAACCATGGACTTCCCTTTCATGGGAGGACGAATTAAAACTGATTTACTGACCCAAAATATTGCCAAAAACTTAAATCTTGAATTAATAAGTAAAGAAACGTCTTCCACTCAAAAGGCTTGGACTAACGTAAAACAACTGATCGACAGCGGAAAAGTGGTTGGGCTAAAACTGGATTGTTATCATTTAGAATATTTCTCGAATCCATTTCATTTCGCAGGGCACTATGTTGCAATATATGATTACGATCCTGAAACAGCATTTTTGATAGATACCCAACAACAAGGTATACAAGTAAAAACAAGTTTGGAAAGTTTAGCTCTAGCAAGAAACGAAAAAGGACCCATGTCTTCGAAAAACTTGTATTACACGCTAAACAAGACCAGCGAAAGCTATGATCTAAAAAATACCATTCTTACCGCTATTCGTGCTAATGCGACTGATTATGTAAATCCACCCATCAATAATATCGCTTACAAAGGAATTTTAAAAGCAAGCAAAGGAATACAAGAATGGTATGATACAAGTGATGCTATTGAAAAAGAATTTAAGGCCTGTGCTATACTTATGGAGAAAGCAGGAACAGGGGGAGCTTTATTCAGAAATTTGTACAGAGACTTTTTACGAGAAAGTTACGACCTCTTGAAACTTGACATCCTCAAACAGGCACACGAAGAATTCATTGACATTGCTACCACTTGGACGGAAATTTCAAATTTGTTTTTACAAGTCAGTAAAACCCAAGATCGAACGTATGTTGAACAAGCAACTAGCCTTTTAGTACAACTCTCAACGAAAGAAAGGACTGTGATGCAAAAATTGTCAGAAATTTAG
- a CDS encoding HipA domain-containing protein, with protein MRRCLFCYQPLENEPGDFHGACSKKIFGRSTAPQLLYSEADLEPLAKEVILSQTAVTGVQAKLSIHISENSTGSQRFTIVGLWGGYILKPPTRYYPQLPEVEDLTMHLAELAKIKTAPHSLIRLSSGHLAYVTKRIDRALKAKLAMEDMCQLTERLTEDKYQGSYEQIAKTIQKYSATPGLDLVNFFELVLFSFLTGNADMHLKNFSLLEQSGLGMVLSPAYDLLNTALVNPADQEELALTLNGKKKKIKRQDFITAMHTLKIEERQQLNVFRKMERALPKWLHQIEISFLSEDFKDQYKQILLERLQRISN; from the coding sequence ATGAGAAGATGTTTATTTTGTTACCAACCCTTAGAAAATGAGCCGGGAGATTTTCATGGAGCCTGCTCTAAAAAGATATTCGGTCGATCTACGGCTCCGCAGCTATTGTACTCAGAAGCTGATTTAGAGCCTTTAGCAAAAGAGGTGATCCTAAGTCAAACGGCCGTGACGGGTGTTCAGGCTAAACTATCGATTCACATCAGTGAAAATAGCACGGGTTCTCAACGATTTACCATAGTTGGCTTATGGGGCGGATACATTTTGAAGCCTCCTACCCGCTATTATCCTCAGTTACCTGAAGTGGAAGATCTAACGATGCATTTAGCTGAGTTAGCGAAAATTAAAACGGCTCCACATAGCTTGATTAGACTAAGCTCCGGTCATTTGGCCTACGTCACCAAACGCATCGATCGAGCGTTGAAAGCAAAGTTAGCCATGGAGGATATGTGCCAGTTAACTGAGCGATTGACTGAAGATAAATACCAGGGGAGTTATGAGCAAATTGCAAAAACGATCCAGAAATATTCCGCTACTCCAGGGCTTGATTTAGTAAATTTCTTTGAATTAGTGCTGTTTTCTTTTCTGACGGGAAATGCGGATATGCACTTGAAGAACTTCTCTTTATTGGAACAATCGGGATTGGGAATGGTACTCTCGCCCGCTTATGACCTGCTGAATACTGCTTTAGTAAACCCTGCCGATCAGGAAGAGTTGGCTCTAACTTTGAACGGCAAAAAGAAGAAAATCAAAAGACAGGATTTCATTACAGCAATGCATACCTTAAAGATTGAGGAAAGACAGCAACTGAATGTCTTCAGGAAAATGGAAAGAGCACTTCCTAAATGGCTGCATCAAATTGAGATTAGCTTTTTAAGCGAAGATTTCAAAGATCAGTATAAACAAATCCTTCTTGAAAGACTTCAGAGAATAAGTAACTGA
- a CDS encoding HipA N-terminal domain-containing protein, with translation MRKALIKLNTQLAGWLTQDEYGYHFRYDASYLTSQQARPISLTLPLQEAAFTSNVLFPFFDGLIPEGWLLEIVEKNWKLNPRDRMGLLLTCCKDCIGAVSVEEVKEEEG, from the coding sequence ATGAGAAAAGCCCTTATAAAATTAAATACACAACTGGCCGGTTGGCTTACTCAGGATGAGTATGGGTATCATTTCCGCTATGATGCATCCTATCTAACCAGTCAGCAAGCAAGACCCATCAGTCTAACCTTACCCTTGCAGGAAGCAGCTTTTACTTCGAACGTTTTGTTTCCGTTTTTTGACGGTTTGATTCCGGAAGGCTGGCTCCTGGAGATTGTAGAAAAAAACTGGAAGCTTAATCCCAGAGATCGAATGGGTTTGTTGTTAACCTGCTGTAAAGATTGCATTGGGGCAGTCAGTGTAGAAGAAGTAAAGGAGGAAGAAGGATGA
- a CDS encoding DUF3761 domain-containing protein, whose amino-acid sequence MKKYLLHLILFVCSLTTFGQSYKYASANLNLRSGPDSFYPVLAIIPAGTSVEMAENCDCSWIKVHYQGNIGFVSLKYLTNQPLVNKQAPTTSKVRGKVSSNKKYYTNSSGERVQSPTYYHSLPIGATALCRDGTYSFSRSRRGTCSHHGGVAKWL is encoded by the coding sequence ATGAAAAAATATCTATTGCACCTTATACTTTTCGTTTGTTCACTAACAACTTTTGGGCAAAGTTATAAATACGCTTCGGCTAACTTAAATCTTAGAAGTGGACCTGATAGTTTTTATCCAGTACTTGCCATAATCCCAGCAGGTACTAGTGTAGAAATGGCTGAGAATTGTGATTGCAGTTGGATCAAAGTTCACTATCAAGGTAATATAGGATTTGTTAGCCTTAAATACCTTACGAATCAGCCATTAGTCAATAAGCAAGCCCCAACTACTTCAAAAGTCAGAGGAAAAGTAAGTTCAAATAAGAAATACTACACTAATTCTTCAGGAGAAAGAGTTCAATCTCCGACATATTATCATTCATTGCCCATAGGAGCAACTGCTTTATGTAGGGATGGAACCTACAGTTTTAGCCGAAGTAGAAGGGGTACTTGTTCACACCACGGAGGTGTGGCTAAATGGTTGTAA